A window of the Ogataea parapolymorpha DL-1 chromosome V, whole genome shotgun sequence genome harbors these coding sequences:
- a CDS encoding Phosphatidylinositol-3-phosphate-binding protein 2, giving the protein MNNSQFSFRKRPIFRNSSQSQIPVLDNYPSQQCDEASYDPDHQRFYSKYRGILKDKDEPPEEVLHNPEFEYNYDEKIRAPRVSLINPNFKPEPHDKEPQQLDLRAENNDYVTSDSNTEYQPASFDLSKPTRQYSESSDDRTSVPPLGELRLKLHSEPKIKYVPPVLRQTFVSDPGQQDAVQRSASEPSEPSEPSQDSSTSENVESSKSDIALHKVLSNSSITSKGVEPSHSHWKPNHSTNRCTGCNMLFSLVRRKHHCRHCGEIFCYRCVQNSANLNVLAKFEKPDLDNGKILDSGGGVVKNATYCKFSKVCDRCFKDWLLFLQNDTDYESEVQLETPKEAHDTNRDRMNSESSKSGVPNDWTWSSF; this is encoded by the coding sequence ATGAACAACTCACAGTTCTCGTTCCGCAAAAGACCCATCTTTCGCAACAGCTCGCAGTCGCAGATCCCCGTGCTCGACAACTACCCGTCGCAGCAATGCGACGAGGCGTCTTACGACCCGGACCACCAAAGGTTTTATTCCAAGTACAGGGGCATActcaaggacaaggacgagccgCCGGAAGAGGTTCTGCACAACCCAGAGTTCGAATATaactacgacgagaagaTCAGAGCACCACGGGTGTCGCTTATTAATCCTAATTTCAAGCCAGAACCTCACGACAAGGAACCGCAACAGCTTGATCTCAGGGCGGAAAATAACGACTACGTCACGTCGGACTCGAACACAGAGTACCAGCCGGCCAGCTTCGACCTGTCGAAGCCCACAAGACAGTACTCGGAGTCGTCAGACGACAGAACTAGTGTGCCACCGTTGGGCGAATTGAGACTTAAATTACACAGTGAAcccaaaataaaatatGTTCCGCCGGTGCTGCGACAGACGTTCGTGAGCGACCCGGGACAGCAGGACGCGGTACAGCGGTCGGCCTCGGAGCCAAGCGAGCCAAGCGAGCCGAGCCAGGATTCCAGCACGTCCGAAAACGTAGAGTCGTCAAAATCAGACATAGCTCTCCACAAGGTGCTGTCCAACTCCTCGATCACGTCCAAAGGCGTGGAGCCCTCGCATTCGCATTGGAAACCCAACCACTCCACAAACAGATGCACAGGCTGCAATATGTTGTTCTCGCTGGTGCGCCGCAAGCACCACTGTCGCCACTGCGGCGAAATATTCTGCTACCGCTGTGTTCAGAACAGCGCAAACCTCAACGTGCTGGCCAAGTTCGAGAAGCCGGACCTCGACAACGGCAAGATCCTCGATTCCGGAGGCGGCGTCGTGAAAAACGCAACGTACTGCAAGTTCAGTAAAGTGTGCGACCGATGTTTCAAAGACTGGCTCTTGTTCCTCCAGAACGATACCGACTACGAGTCGGAAGTCCAGTTGGAGACCCCCAAAGAGGCACACGACACTAATAGAGACCGCATGAACTCCGAGTCAAGCAAGTCCGGAGTCCCTAACGACTGGACATGGAGCTCGTTCTAA
- a CDS encoding Protein transport protein SEC23 — protein sequence MADIYEIEDIDGVRFNWNAFPVTRQEAENMAAPVGCLYTPLLPREDLPVAAYDPQLCRRCRAVLNVFSQIDLGSKTWTCTCCLSRNPLPVHYSNISAENLPIELTPQASTIEYVLTKTPSPPPPAFIYVIDLCQEPEDLQALKDLLITSLSLHPPGSLIGLITFDSVVNVHELNFDSCFKKYVFSGNKEYESVEVQKQLGISGNGAKNWIQQFETGGTINKFLLPLSDPEAEFQITRTIESLEVSKWTVEPGHRAIRVTGSALSIASCLVEGSFLQCAAKVTLFVGGPCTFGPGKIVGTELKEPIRSHSDIDKGTAKHYKKAVAFYKKLATKAAQVKKDVKDKFFDPQSTATFSVDIFAGCYDQTGIYEMRSLSNQTGGTIVVTDSFQTSIFKNSFFACFNKDEEGYPFSYFDGYLEVFTSQRLKVAGVVGLATSLKQEGKNVADVEVGNGFTNKWALPSVSPRHTYGIFFDMQTVGAADQRNSSVPEVHIQFQTTYRHTNGTVRMRVTTLSRLTSNSTELSNTFDQEAAAVLYARLIVHKLENGGEYSDLLRWIDKSLVKLCTVFGDYSRNDPNSFRLSSKFSLLPQFIYHLRRSQFLQVFNCSPDETAFYHHTLLRTDVRDSLVMIQPTLVRFMADGSEPEPVLLDSASLKPDAVLLLDAFFYTVIYFGSIAAEWRDANYPRDEYPGVYDMIERSREEAASLIADRFPLPRYVTCDEGKSQARFLYSKLNPSENDNNIGTGGGMSGYVADSDPASTVVHTEDVSLKTFFQHLAKLVVNNTVA from the coding sequence ATGGCGGACATTTACGAGATCGAAGACATCGATGGAGTTCGTTTTAACTGGAATGCCTTTCCTGTGACCAGAcaggaggccgagaacATGGCAGCTCCTGTTGGGTGTTTATACACTCCACTTCTTCCGAGAGAAGACTTGCCTGTGGCAGCATACGACCCACAGTTGTGCAGAAGATGTCGGGCAGTCTTGAACGTGTTCTCTCAGATCGATTTGGGATCCAAAACATGGACCTGTACATGCTGCTTGTCTAGAAACCCGCTCCCGGTGCATTATTCCAATATTTCAGCCGAGAACCTGCCAATTGAGCTGACTCCACAAGCATCGACCATCGAATATGTGTTGACGAAAACTCCTtcgcctcctccaccagctttCATCTATGTCATTGACTTATGTCAGGAGCCTGAAGATCTGCAAGCACTCAAAGACCTGCTGATCACCTCTTTGTCTCTGCATCCACCAGGATCTCTGATTGGTCTGATCACATTTGACTCGGTGGTAAATGTGCACGAGCTAAATTTCGACTCCTGCTTCAAAAAATACGTTTTTAGCGGAAACAAGGAGTACGAATCTGTGGAAgtgcagaaacagctgggTATCTCTGGAAACGGCGCCAAGAACTGGATACAACAATTCGAAACTGGTGGAACCATCAACAAATTCCTTTTGCCGCTAAGCGATCCAGAAGCCGAGTTCCAAATTACCAGAACCATCGAGTCGCTCGAAGTCTCGAAATGGACAGTCGAACCGGGCCACAGAGCGATCCGAGTCACGGGTTCAGCCCTCAGCATCGCCTCCTGCCTTGTTGAAGGCTCATTTTTGCAATGCGCAGCAAAAGTGACACTATTTGTTGGTGGCCCATGCACATTTGGACCGGGAAAAATTGTGGGTACAGAACTGAAGGAGCCTATCAGATCCCACAGTGACATTGACAAGGGTACTGCCAAGCACTACAAAAAAGCTGTTGCATTTTACAAGAAGCTTGCTACCAAAGCGGCTCAggtcaagaaagacgtgAAGGACAAATTTTTCGACCCTCAATCTACTGCTACGTTCAGTGTTGATATTTTTGCCGGATGCTATGACCAAACCGGTATCTACGAGATGAGATCGTTAAGCAACCAGACGGGAGGCACCATTGTGGTGACAGACTCTTTCCAAACCTcgatcttcaaaaactcaTTTTTTGCATGCTTCAATAAGGATGAGGAAGGATATCCTTTCTCCTACTTCGACGGCTATTTGGAGGTGTTCACCTCTCAAAGACTGAAGGTTGCAGGTGTGGTGGGTCTGGCCACCTCTTTAAAGCAAGAAGGAAAGAATGTGGCTGATGTTGAAGTTGGTAACGGGTTCACCAACAAGTGGGCCCTTCCGTCCGTGTCTCCACGACACACATACGGTATATTCTTCGACATGCAAACTGTCGGCGCTGCTGATCAACGCAACTCCTCGGTCCCAGAGGTCCATATCCAGTTCCAGACTACCTATAGACACACCAATGGTACTGTCCGGATGAGAGTGACAACGTTGAGCAGATTGACGTCCAACTCTACTGAGCTATCAAACACGTTTGACCAGGAGGCGGCAGCCGTGCTGTATGCAAGACTGATTGTTCACAAACTGGAGAACGGCGGCGAGTATTCCGATCTTTTGAGATGGATTGACAAGTCTCTGGTCAAGCTGTGCACCGTTTTTGGAGACTACTCCAGAAACGATCCAAACTCCTTCAGATTATCGTCCAAGTTCAGCTTGCTTCCGCAATTCATCTACCATTTGAGAAGATCCCAGTTCCTGCAAGTTTTCAACTGTTCTCCCGACGAGACCGCGTTCTATCACCACACGCTGCTCAGAACCGATGTGAGAGACTCGCTGGTGATGATCCAGCCTACTCTTGTGAGATTCATGGCCGACGGCTCGGAGCCGGAGCCTGTTCTGCTGGACTCTGCGTCGCTCAAGCCAGACGCCGTGCTACTGCTGGACGCGTTCTTCTACACTGTTATTTACTTTGGCAGCATAGCAGCCGAGTGGAGAGACGCAAACTACCCGAGAGACGAGTATCCTGGAGTTTATGATATGATTGAGAGATCGAGAGAGGAGGCTGCGTCGCTGATTGCTGACCGGTTCCCACTGCCTAGATACGTTACATGTGATGAGGGCAAGTCGCAGGCCAGATTCCTGTACTCGAAGCTGAATCCATCCGAGAACGACAACAACATCGGCACTGGCGGCGGCATGAGCGGCTACGTTGCCGACAGCGATCCGGCCAGCACTGTTGTTCACACAGAGGACGTGAGTTTGAAGACGTTCTTCCAGCATCTGGCCAAGCTGGTGGTCAACAACACGGTTGCCTAA
- a CDS encoding AP-1-like transcription factor YAP1: MSTATPGSLTDESAHSKPGRKPINTEPSNKRTAQNRAAQRAFRERKEKKMRELEMKVQMLENEKMQIANETELLRIQVNTLMNRLMNRGEGDFLKELPTLADLKQQNTNTSTALTSTDSEKSTSNTSSPNNSTHTPASSYSSAAEKSTEFLFPWSEKRKQTNHTDVSKDSSPRTDLHDLNQKNYKGDFEEESFCNSLGTVCGDKNCPVPKEKRPSTITGGSTLSSSRGIGSDYSASPFQMLAEFGSEKPDNNELPFLFDTPTYDTSLVFDQVNPSAFSPSEFVFSAIENEFPVTTEADPLQGLISEESKDDPLSEFFANPQQQQLTVNNLNSLNGTVPRITPGVSVDDNDKDEAVPDTTKNLMKCSQIWERITTHPKFSELDIDGLCSELKMKAKCSEKGVVVDGSDVGEVLTRAMNR; this comes from the coding sequence ATGTCCACAGCAACTCCAGGTAGCTTGACCGATGAGAGCGCGCACTCAAAACCCGGCCGCAAACCCATCAACACAGAGCCTTCCAACAAAAGAACAGCGCAGAACAGAGCAGCACAACGGGCTTTCAGAGAACggaaggaaaagaaaatgaGGGAGCTGGAGATGAAGGTCCAGATGCTTGAAAACGAGAAGATGCAGATTGCTAATGAAACAGAGTTGCTCAGAATCCAGGTGAACACGCTCATGAATAGGCTCATGAACCgtggagaaggagatttcTTAAAAGAACTCCCCACGCTGGCAGATTTAAAGCAGCAGAATACCAACACCTCTACAGCACTTACGTCAACAGACTCGGAAAAGTCTACATCTAATACCTCATCTCCAAATAACTCGACCCACACGCCCGCCTCATCGTactcctcagcagcagagAAAAGTACAGAATTCTTGTTTCCGTGGTCTGAAAAGCGAAAACAGACCAACCACACCGATGTGTCGAAGGACTCTTCTCCCAGAACAGACCTGCACGATCTCAACCAAAAGAACTACAAaggagattttgaggagGAGAGTTTCTGCAACAGTTTAGGAACTGTGTGCGGCGATAAAAACTGTCCTGTTCCAAAGGAAAAGCGTCCTTCTACCATCACTGGAGGTTCTACTCTTTCGTCGTCGCGTGGAATAGGTTCGGATTATTCGGCCTCCCCTTTTCAGATGCTCGCAGAGTTTGGGTCCGAGAAGCCAGACAACAACGAACTGCCTTTCCTGTTCGACACTCCAACCTATGACACCTCTTTGGTGTTTGACCAGGTGAATCCTTCTGCCTTCTCTCCATCCGAATTTGTTTTCTCGGCTATCGAGAATGAATTCCCTGTGACAACGGAAGCTGACCCATTGCAGGGATTGATAAGTGAGGAGTCGAAGGACGACCCACTAAGCGAATTTTTCGCCAAcccacagcagcagcaactgACGGTAAACAACTTGAATTCACTTAACGGAACTGTTCCTCGGATCACCCCAGGAGTGTCTgtcgacgacaacgacaaGGATGAGGCTGTGCCGGACACAACTAAGAATCTGATGAAGTGCTCGCAGATATGGGAGCGGATCACGACGCATCCGAAGttcagcgagctggacatTGACGGTTTGTGTTCTGAGCTCAAGATGAAGGCAAAGTGCAGCGAGAAGGGCGTTGTCGTGGATGGCTCAGATGTCGGTGAAGTGTTGACGCGTGCGATGAATCGCTGA
- a CDS encoding 60S ribosomal protein L12-A, which produces MPPKFDPNEVKYIYLRAVGGEVGASSALAPKIGPLGLSPKKVGEDIAKATTKFKGIKVTVQLKIQNRQAQASVVPSASSLVITALKEPPRDRKKDKNVKHSGNIQLEEIWEIARTMREKSFGKTLASVAKEVLGTAQSVGCRVAGKNPHDIIEAIDAGEIDVPEN; this is translated from the coding sequence ATGCCTCCAAAGTTCGACCCTAATGAAGTGAAGTACATCTACCTGAGAGCCGTCGGTGGTGAAGTGGGAGCCTCTTCCGCTCTTGCCCCAAAGATCGGTCCTCTTGGTCTGTCCCCAAAGAAGGTTGGTGAAGacattgccaaggccaCGACCAAGTTCAAGGGTATCAAGGTGACCGTCCAGTtgaagatccagaacaGACAGGCCCAGGCCTCCGTTGTTCCATCTGCCTCCTCGCTGGTCATCACCGCTTTGAAGGAGCCACCTAGAGACAGAAAGAAGGACAAGAACGTCAAGCACTCCGGAAACATTCAGCTCGAGGAGATCTGGGAGATTGCTAGAACCATGAGAGAAAAGTCTTTCGGTAAGACTCTTGCTTCCGTTGCCAAGGAGGTCCTTGGTACTGCCCAGTCTGTGGGATGCAGAGTTGCCGGTAAGAACCCTCACGACATCATTGAGGCCATCGACGCTGGCGAGATTGATGTCCCAGAAAACTGA
- a CDS encoding ATP synthase subunit 5, mitochondrial, with the protein MFASRQFVRRLASAAPIKPPVQLFGLDGTYATALFSASAKDSSIEKTFQSVQKLSSTISKDAKVAQVLSNPALSLNSRKEVVSILSKELKLEPVVSNLLTVLAENNRLSLFDSIAKQFSVLNDAYNGVVEATVVSAKPLDSKILNRLTKSITNSKYVGPGKTLKIKNEVDPEILGGLIVEVADKSVDLSLASKVNKLNKVLSETI; encoded by the coding sequence ATGTTTGCGTCCCGTCAATTCGTGAGAAGATTGGCATCTGCCGCCCCAATTAAGCCTCCGGTCCAGTTGTTTGGACTGGACGGCACCTACGCCACCGCATTGTTCTCCGCTTCTGCCAAGGACTCATCCATCGAGAAGACGTTCCAGTCcgtccagaaactctcCTCCACCATCAGCAAGGACGCCAAGGTCGCTCAAGTGCTGTCGAACCCGGCTCTGTCACTGAATTCTAGAAAGGAGGTTGTTTCAATCCTGtccaaggagctgaaattGGAGCCTGTTGTGTCCAACCTGTTGACCGTGTTGGCCGAGAACAACAGACTGTCCTTATTCGACTCCATTGCCAAGCAATTTAGTGTTCTAAACGACGCTTACAACGGCGTGGTTGAGGCCACCGTTGTTTCCGCAAAGCCATTGGACAGCAAGATTCTTAACAGGCTGACCAAGTCCATCACCAACTCCAAGTACGTTGGTCCAGGCAAAACTctgaagatcaagaacGAAGTTGACCCAGAGATTTTGGGCGGTTTGATTGTTGAGGTGGCCGACAAGTCGGTCGACCTGTCGCTCGCCTCCaaggtcaacaagctcaacaaggtttTATCGGAAACTATTTGA
- a CDS encoding 54S ribosomal protein RML2, mitochondrial, whose translation MSFLFQVSRRAVVAPWLRPQFAVRPASQVFLGQRSIEQTELEKQDTMTRRQLELSKEKVQLKRMKPVSPSLRWWRRPVYPYLWKGKPHKPLTVTRVSRSGRNNTGRIVVRHRGGGHKRRIRLIDYSRQVGGPQTVVRIEYDPNRTAHIALIKHNETGELSYIIACEGLREGDEVESFRSGIPERIMQEMGGKIDPAILAVRISRKGNCLPISLIPVGTIVYNVGEHKNGPAKYCRAAGTYARVVAKDPEKKRAVVQLQSGEQRYVNLEACATLGVTSNAAHHNESLGKAGRNRNKGIRPTVRGVAMNKVDHPLGGGRGKSKSNKPPMSPWGVLAKGGFKTRTGKHVNKNKVKDRPRGKKV comes from the coding sequence ATGTCTTTTCTATTCCAGGTTTCGAGAAGAGCCGTGGTTGCGCCGTGGTTGCGTCCGCAGTTTGCGGTCAGGCCGGCGAGCCAGGTGTTTCTCGGCCAGAGAAGCATCGAGCAGaccgagctcgagaagcAGGACACCATGACGAGAAGACAGCTCGAGCTGTCGAAGGAAAAAGTCCAGCTCAAGCGCATGAAGCCTGTTTCGCCGAGTTTgaggtggtggagacgGCCGGTGTACCCGTATCTGTGGAAAGGCAAGCCTCACAAGCCACTGACCGTGACAAGGGTGTCTAGATCCGGACGTAACAACACTGGACGAATCGTTGTGAGACATCGCGGAGGTGGCCACAAGCGCCGGATCCGGCTGATAGACTACTCCAGACAGGTCGGTGGGCCACAGACGGTGGTGAGAATCGAGTACGACCCGAACAGGACGGCACACATCGCTCTGATCAAGCACAACGAGACGGGCGAGCTCTCGTACATAATCGCTTGCGAGGGGCTCAGAGAAggcgacgaggtggagTCGTTCCGTTCTGGAATCCCTGAGAGGATCATGCAGGAGATGGGCGGCAAGATCGACCCTGCAATTCTCGCTGTGCGGATATCCAGAAAGGGCAACTGTCTTCCTATATCTCTGATTCCCGTGGGGACCATTGTGTACAACGTGGGCGAGCACAAGAACGGGCCGGCCAAGTACTGCCGTGCTGCGGGCACTTACGCGCGCGTGGTGGCGAAGGACCCAGAAAAAAAGCGCGCCGTGGTGCAATTGCAGAGCGGCGAACAGCGGTACGTGAATCTGGAAGCGTGTGCCACGCTTGGTGTGACGTCGAACGCGGCCCACCACAACGAGAGTCTGGGTAAAGCCGGAAGAAATAGAAACAAGGGTATCAGACCAACCGTGAGAGGAGTGGCGATGAATAAGGTGGACCACCCTCTCGGAGGAGGCCGTGGTAAGTCGAAGAGTAACAAGCCGCCTATGTCTCCGTGGGGTGTTCTTGCCAAGGGTGGATTCAAAACCAGAACAGGCAAGCACGtgaacaagaacaaggtGAAGGACCGGCCGCGTGGAAAGAAGGTTTGA
- a CDS encoding C-1-tetrahydrofolate synthase, mitochondrial: MLRASSFKSMQLRRFSVSVRSLAAQVLSGTKLAAEIRADARKAISQVQQANPNFKPSLTIIQVGNRPDSSAYVRMKLKASTESGIECNVIKMPEDTAEVTLLNKIRELNEDSKVHGVLVQLPLPKHITEVKVTNSVATEKDVDGFDRYNVGELAKKDGEPLFLPCTPNGCMRLLEQTGIELADKHAVVIGRSDIVGTPVAALLKKANCTVTMCHSRTANIPELVRQADIVVAALGKPKFVKGDWLKPGAVVIDVGINYVDAPGTKSGRKLVGDVDYDSCVDKASFLTPVPGGVGPMTVAMLVDNVVQAAKRQMERESRPVECVPLPLKCLDPVPSDIDISRAQQPKHITEVAEELGIKESELEQFGHYKAKVSLSVYDRLKEDRDNGNYVLVAGITPTPLGEGKSTTTMGLVQALGAHLGIPAVANVRQPSMGPTFGVKGGAAGGGYAQVIPMDEFNMHLTGDIHAIGAANNLLAAAIDTRMFHESTQSDKALYKRLVPVKKGQRKFTPSMLKRLQKLGITETDPDKLSEADATRFARLDLDPESIQIKRVVDVNDRFLRQVTVGQAPTEKGFTRKTGFDITVASEIMAILALSRDLEDLRDRVGRMVVGSSRAGEPVTAEDVGCAGAITALLKDAVKPNLMQTLEGTPVFVHAGPFANISIGASSVIADRLALKLVGSHKGAPAGSAAATKGFVVTEAGFDFTMGGERFFNIKCRASGLKPNVVVLVATSRALKLHGGAPDVKPGQTLPEAYTQENVELVRRGCANLAKQIANAKSYGAPVVVAINQFVTDTAAEIAAIQEEAIKAGATAAVPSNHWAQGGAGAVELAQAVVEAAKQPNAGNFLYELDGSVEDKLSAIARKMYGADGVELSALAREQIATYEAQGFGRLPICIAKTQYSLSHDPKLKGVPHGFTVPIREVRLSAGAGYLYALAAEIMTIPGLATHAGYMNVEVVDGQIEGLF; this comes from the coding sequence ATGCTCAGAGCAAGCTCGTTCAAATCTATGCAACTCAGACGTTTCAGCGTCTCTGTTCGGTCTCTGGCCGCCCAGGTTCTCTCGGGCACGAAGCTTGCCGCAGAGATCCGTGCAGATGCAAGAAAAGCCATCTCGCAAGTGCAACAGGCCAACCCGAACTTCAAGCCGTCGCTGACAATCATCCAGGTCGGCAACAGACCAGACTCCTCGGCGTACGTGAGAATGAAATTGAAGGCGTCGACAGAGTCGGGCATCGAGTGCAACGTCATCAAGATGCCAGAGGACACCGCAGAGGTGACTctgctgaacaagatcCGCGAATTGAACGAGGATTCCAAGGTGCACGGAGTGCTGGTGCAGCTTCCGCTTCCAAAACACATCACGGAGGTCAAGGTCACCAACAGCGTGGCCACAGAGAAAGACGTGGACGGTTTCGACAGATACAATGTGGgggagctggccaagaaggacGGAGAGCCGTTGTTTTTGCCGTGCACGCCGAACGGATGCAtgaggctgctggagcagaccGGCATCGAGTTGGCCGACAAGCACGCCGTCGTGATTGGCCGCTCCGACATCGTGGGGACGCCTGTTGCTGcgctgctcaaaaaggcCAACTGCACGGTCACAATGTGCCACAGCCGCACGGCTAACATCCCAGAGCTGGTGCGCCAGGCCGACATTGTGGTTGCCGCGCTCGGAAAGCCGAAGTTCGTCAAGGGCGACTGGCTCAAGCCGGGCGCCGTGGTCATCGACGTCGGGATCAACTACGTGGATGCCCCGGGCACCAAGAGTGGGCGCAAACTTGTGGGGGACGTCGACTACGACTCGTGTGTCGACAAGGCCTCGTTTTTGACTCCTGTCCCTGGTGGAGTCGGCCCCATGACGGTCGCCATGCTTGTGGACAACGTGGTTCAGGCGGCCAAGCGCCAAATGGAGCGCGAGTCGCGCCCTGTCGAGTGTGTGCCGCTCCCACTTAAGTGTCTAGACCCGGTGCCGTCCGATATCGATATTTCGCGGGCGCAGCAGCCAAAGCACATCACCGAAGTcgccgaggagctgggcATCAAGGAGtccgagctcgagcagTTCGGCCACTACAAGGCCAAGGTGTCGCTGTCGGTGTACGACCGACTGAAGGAGGACCGCGACAATGGCAACTACGTGCTGGTGGCGGGCATCACCCCCACGCCGCTGGGCGAGGGCAAGTCGACCACCACGATGGGGCTGGTGCAGGCTCTGGGCGCTCACCTGGGCATTCCTGCGGTGGCTAACGTGAGACAGCCGTCAATGGGCCCTACATTTGGTGTCAAGGGCGGAGCTGCCGGTGGTGGCTATGCGCAGGTGATCCCGATGGACGAGTTCAACATGCACCTGACGGGCGACATCCACGCAATTGGTGCCGCCAACAACCTTCTTGCGGCGGCCATCGACACGCGGATGTTCCACGAGAGCACGCAGAGCGACAAGGCACTGTACAAGCGACTTGTTCCGGTCAAGAAGGGCCAGAGAAAGTTCACTCCATCTATGTTGAAACGGTTGCAAAAACTGGGAATTACTGAGACCGATCCGGACAAGCTGAGCGAGGCGGACGCTACGCGGTTTGCGAGACTCGATCTCGACCCAGAATCGATCCAGATCAAGCGCGTGGTGGATGTCAACGACCGGTTCCTCAGACAGGTTACCGTGGGGCAGGCTCCGACCGAAAAGGGTTTTACGCGCAAGACGGGCTTTGACATCACGGTTGCCTCGGAGATCATGGCTATTCTGGCACTGTCGCGGGACCTGGAGGACCTGAGAGACCGCGTGGGCCGCATGGTGGTGGGCTCGAGCCGGGCAGGTGAGCCTGTCACGGCGGAGGATGTGGGGTGCGCGGGGGCCATCACGgcgctgctcaaggacgCGGTCAAGCCGAACCTGATGCAGACGCTGGAGGGCACGCCTGTGTTTGTGCACGCGGGGCCGTTTGCCAACATCTCGATCGGCGCGTCGTCGGTCATTGCTGACCGCCTGGcgctcaagctggtggGGTCGCACAAGGGCGCTCCAGCCGGTTCTGCCGCCGCCACCAAGGGTTTCGTTGTGACGGAAGCCGGGTTCGACTTCACGATGGGCGGCGAGCGGTTCTTCAACATTAAGTGCCGCGCGTCCGGGCTCAAGCCGAACGTCGTGGTGCTGGTGGCCACGTCGCGCGCGCTCAAGCTGCACGGCGGCGCCCCAGACGTGAAGCCTGGCCAGACGTTGCCCGAGGCGTACACACAGGAGAACGTGGAGCTTGTGCGCCGTGGCTGTGCCAACCTGGCCAAGCAGATCGCCAACGCTAAGAGCTACGGCGCGCCGGTCGTGGTGGCCATCAACCAGTTTGTCACGGATACGGCAGCGGAGATCGCTGCGATCCAGGAGGAGGCCATAAAGGCGGGCGCCACGGCGGCCGTGCCGTCGAACCACTGGGCGCAGGGCGGAGCCGGCGCGGtggagctggcgcaggCCGTGGTGGAGGCTGCCAAACAGCCGAACGCGGGCAACTTTTTGTACGAGCTGGACGGGTCTGTGGAGGACAAGTTGAGCGCGATCGCGCGCAAGATGTACGGCGCCGACGGCGTCGAGCTGTCGGCGCTAGCCAGAGAACAGATTGCCACGTACGAGGCGCAAGGATTTGGCCGGCTGCCGATCTGTATCGCCAAGACGCAGTACTCGCTGTCGCACGATCCGAAACTTAAGGGTGTTCCGCACGGGTTCACCGTTCCGATCAGAGAGGTGCGGCTGAGTGCCGGTGCAGGCTACCTGTACGCTCTCGCGGCCGAGATTATGACGATCCCGGGACTCGCCACGCACGCGGGCTACATGAACGTCGAGGTTGTGGACGGCCAGATCGAGGGCCTGTTTTAG